The genomic window ataataaataataataatattaatactgGAGTGTGAACTAGTGCTACAACTACAACCACAGGCAAGTGAcaaagtataataataaataataataataataataatactggAGTGTGAACTAGTGCTACAACTACAACCACAGGCAAGTGAgaaagtataataataaataataataatattaatactgGAGTGTGAACTAGTGCTACAACTACAACCACAGGCAAGTGAgaaagtataataataaataataataatattaatactgGAGTGTGAACTAGTGCTACAACTACAACCACAGGCAAGTGAgaaagtataataataatattaatactgGAGTGTGAACTAGTGCTACAACTACAACCACAGGCAAGTGAgaaagtataataataaataataataataataatactggAGTGTGAACTAGTGCTACAACTACAACCACAGGCAAGTGAgaaagtataataataaatgatgaataataataatattaataatacattttccgTGTGGTCAGAACGTATGGCAAAAACAAATggacaataaagatgactttgatTTATTGTGGCTTCGGTTGTTGTGAAACCAATTACATCATTTATTTCAACTCCTTTTGAGACACGGCCATTTCTTAACATAGTAAGGTTTTTACTACATTGTGTAAATAAAGGtccctgataaaaaaaaaagttcaaaagatAGACTAAATTAATAATTcagtataaaaaaatgtatcaattaaTTTTGAGGAAGAAACTAAAAGGAAATTGTAAAAGCTTTTATAGCAGGGCTTCCATTCACTTCAATGTATTTTAGGTGTGAATGTAAGTTTTGGCTAACGGGCCAATAGGAATAAATGGATTCTGATTAGCAAAATACCTCTGTTGTCCTTCTTAATGTCTCAACCActtacacaataaaaacatgcagaaatacacacatgcacacacactcagaggtaaacaaacaaagGCTTAAAGCCTGACTTCTGTAGGCCCTTGCAAACATCTTTTGTCTCTGAAATGCTggtgaaggatttttttttttacttttctggtGTGTTCATAGTTGGCCACTGTCAGTCTAATATGcatctgtggtgtgtgtgtgcatgtgtgtgtgtcaccaaCATTGAGTGGGGATACAAAATGAAGTTAAAACAGTCTGTTAATACAACATTAAAGCATAGAGAAACCATAGAAACTGGTTAAAACCCCCAGAAAAACTGTAATACTAGACTCAGTATATTCAATAAATTGTCGtaattatttttgaataaaGCCTATTGCAAGAGTTCAGTGCTGTAAAGGAAATCATAATTCCACTGCAGACATTAATGGGTTAAAAATCTGTCATCATTGCTGAAAAGTACTGAAGTAACTAGGTCATATTTACTTAGAATGTAAGAGTACTTACTTTGTAAATTATACAAAAAACCATCAACAAATATTATTGACAGTTCATAACTTGTTTACTATTTGATTTTAAAGCTGCttaaagataaatacatttttaaaaaagctcctTGAAAATGAATGCATCTGCTAAATTTTGCCGACTTGAAAACACACCTCCTCTTGAATgaagcagttgttgttgttgttgttgttgttgttgttgttgttgtttgcagtgTAGGTTTATGGCAACTCCATCAATTCATTCAACCATCGCCATCTATCCTGTTAACTCACACCATTGTTACAGAACGAGAAAACTAAGAGGAGGAGCCAGATGCAgatctaacaaaaaaaaacatttatttaaacaaaaaggctaaacacaaaacatacaacTTACTAAAGGAGAACACTAGCCACGAGGAAAACAGACATCTACTGACATACAAACATCTGACATAActaacaatgaactgacacagaagggaagaaacacagagactaaatagacatggggggtaatcaaacacaggtgagactaatgacacaggtgaagacaatcagggcaatcaagactggagggaaaacacacacagagaggcaggaacacaatacaagaaacactgaagataactacaaactaaatcatgaaacactaaagacacacagaactaggacaaagaaacacaggtataggaaatacaaaataaaaactaagcTCGGAAACAAGAACTGAAAATAGAAACTACATAAGACCAAATCACGACACACCATATCGTGTTTGTTTTGCAAAAGCAGAAGAAGCAACGACACATATTGAAAAGTAGCCCACATGGGTTTACATGGTATTACTAAGCTACACTAATATATAACAGCAggtttatttgattgttttgctGAAAGCGTCATGACAGAGAAGTAGAGAGGGAAAGCACGCACTTGAGATGATAAAAACCTGACATCTTGTGCTTTAATAGCGGGTTGGTAGAcctctgctcctccctcagAGAACAACGCCTCCCGAGACGCTTATATAAGCCTTTCACGAAACGGTCCCATCCCACGTCCTCAAAGGTTTAACACCAAACGCATCATTTGAGACTTTCGTTATTGCAGCTTTCTTCATTTGCTGACCATGCGTCTGAACGGGTAAGTGGACTTTTTAAAGGCTCAAGTAGCATCTCAGGTCTCTGCATGTCGTCTGTTCAACTTTGTTTGGTGTGGTAAAACTCTGCGACACCATTTTTAATTAAGAGGTGAGGGACCCTCCGTGTGCTTGCTTTATTCAACCACATGTTCTTTGTTGCTATACATCACTCATTACGTTGTGCTTTCACTCTGAATATGTAAACACATCACAGGCGAAGTTTGTTTGATATGCAGCACAGAGTGTGTGAGCAACCCCATGTGACAATAAGGAGCTTCTGATGGAAAAAGTTATCCCAAATAGTGGGAAACTCTTAACTTCAGGGAAATGTACTTTTCACTTCATGACATTCACATCAGAGAAACTTCTCTTTTGTGTATTGAAGTAACTTATTGTTCTAAAGTAGGCTTTCACCTCTAAAGGAACTTTATGTTCTTTCACTTTGCTACTCCactgctggagaaaaaaaaacagctaattACTTTGCATATTTAAATCATTCAATGAAACATATGATTGTATGCGTTTTAATGGATCTTATTGGAGTAAACATCATTGTATCAAAAGCAGCTTGATGTCAAATACTTATAAATGTTTATCATTTACTCATTACATGATGCAATGTATGTAGAACTACTAACTATCTCAAGCCTTTTAGATTCCTCAATGTATTGACATTTgattacgtttttttttaagtgtgggTAGCCTTCTGTCTAATATAAATAAGGGGCAAATATCCTGACGATTTCAATATCTTTCAGACCGCTGAGCATACTGAGAGCAGCCCTATTGGTTCTGCTGGCTGGCCACCACCGATGTGTCTCAGGCAGTTATACCCCTCCAGAGGCTCTCGAGAACAATGGCACCATGTTTGCAGTCTGTAAAATGAGACCCAGCAGCTCTCTACCTAGTGGACTGCTCAAAGTGACCGGCCAAGTGCTGTTCAGACAGGACGAGCACGAAGCACTTGAAGTCCTGCTTCGGTTCAATGGCCTCCCCAAAGAGGGCGCTCAGGATGCCAGAGCGGTACACATCCATCAGTATGGAGACCTGAGCCATGGCTGCGACTCCACCGGAGGCCACTACAACCCAGAAGTAGTGTACCACCCCAACCACCCCGGAGACTTCGGTAACTTTGTGCCCCAGCAAGGTAAAATCAACGCAGTAATCAAATCCCAGGCGTCGCTGTTTGGAGATCAGTCTGTGATTGGAAGAGCCGTGGTGATCCACGAGAAGATCGACGACATGGGGCGTGGCGGAGACACTGGGAGTCTGCTGCATGGAAACGCAGGCCGGAGGCTCGGCTGCTGTATTATTGggatctcctcctccactctgtggaACATGCATCATAAGCAGTACACCAGGAGGCTGAGGAAAAATTGATCCTGCAAGTCGACTAACCAGTTTAATCACTCATTGTATCCTTTGTATTCTGTGTGAATCAAAGGCAAATCAAATCTCcaaacattttgagtttaaataccttttttaaaatagaataatCATTTGCATACATCTTTTAGCAGATAGTTGGTTAGAAGGTCCATAAGTTTGGTTCAGACTATGTTACTAAACTATTGGGTAGACGGCCATGAACTTTAGTGCAGCTGATTGGGGGGGTCCTAGCGCTTATACTTCCAATTCTGCTGATTTtcttaatctcttttttttgtttaccccCATTTAGTCAAGAGTAAAACATCCTTAATGACAAAATTCTGCCAAAATATAATcttcccatcagcctcagcttCATGTCGTCATTATCCTTGCACAATGCACGCATGCTGATGTTGGCGTTTAGCTGAGGAAACCTTCATTGTATAAAAATGTTGAGCTCTACTTTTACAGCAGCATTTTACAAAATCAGCCGTTTTACCACTCACAACAAATCAGGATCTGAAAATTTAAttttgcagaaataaacacattttttctatacattgttttacacacattcaATACATATGGCTCTATGAAGTTAATATTGgtcaccacaaaaaaaacagaatctaaaTATCTGTGCTGGTATTCTTTTATGTTGTTGCTTCATTGTGTAACAAATAACTTCTACTTACATCTTTTTGTTTCATATCAACCAGAGAAGGTCTGGTTCACCTTTGAATATTTGTGACTGTCTAACAAAAACATAATCTATAAGGGACCGTGAAATGACCTGTGATAAATCAAAAAGCATATTGTCATGCAGCATTTTGTAAAGCTTTGGTAATATTGTTGTTTTCATGGTTAAAATTAAAATCTTGTGTGGTATTGTGAAACCTGCTGGCCTAACTAAAAGtactaaaaaaaatgaaatggtatgtttttgtattatgtGTAAAGAAACTAAATATAGCTGCTGCTTCGCTCAAATATTGtctcctgtatttttttttttttttgacttagTGATGAGTGTTTCTTAAAACAGGAGGGAACAGAGGTAGAGCGTTAAATGAGAAATATTCTGATAAAGTGTAAGCAACATCACGTCTTCAAGTTCATGGTCGACTAATAGCAAtcgccctttttttttttttttttaatagttctGACCCATCAGCCACATTCATTTGCTATTTCTCAAAACAGAAAATCACAGTTCCTCCACTCTCTGCCCACAAAATGCACAGCGTTCAACAGTTTGGTAATAACCATTTCCAGTTCTAACACTAAACATGCAAAAAGCGAGGCCTTTAAACTAATGTTTGTTCCCCTCCAGTTTGGAGTGGAAGAAAATAACAGAGGCATAATGTTCAGACCTCAAACGCATCTAACAAATTCAGGATTAGCCGGAACACCAACTGAGGGCCAAACCATATTGCCCAACCTCACTTATGCTCTTCGGACTTGACTGGAGAAGATCTgttgtcaaacaaacacacatcccaGAGGAGTTGTGGTTGTTTTGGCAGCATTTTTATATTAAGCAACAACATGTTGCTCTGCTCTGATGTCTGCATACTTAAAGACTAGTTCAAAGGTTAGCGCTACATGAGACCATGGAAGCATTTGACActttttcaatgtttgttttgtatcgTTCTCACTACATTGACTGTAGTATATTCACCCTTCATCTAGTGCCAggacaatattttttaaagatggatTCAGAGTCTGATGCAGATGTAGGATCCATAACTAAACAGAAGCATATGAAGCTTTTGATGTATTTGATACACTGTAAAGCCAAATAGGGCCTATTTCTTCTGATTTATGTTATTAATGAGCTTTGTGATGGTGATGCATCATACATTCCTGTCTCTCCTATCTTAGGTTTCATGACTTCACAAACATCTGTCTCCATCTGTCTCCTGGTTCTCCTGCTCCACTGCAGTgcttgcagcagcagcagcagcagtgaattCATCGTCGCTGATGTCTCCCTCTATTAGAATACACTCACTTTCAACAGTTTCCAGCTCTTCATTGTGTTCATCCAACTCATCCTCGTGTCCTCTTGATCCCTCTAAAGTTCGTCGTGAGAGATCTGACACATTTTGTGTTACATTTGTAAATTTAAGAGGAGAATCACTCTGACATTCCTCTTCCTTCGACTCGTCGCCCGTCACAGCTGTGAAATCAGTTGTGCTTTGTGACTGGCCAGCATCACAACGCTCCTCCTTCTCTGGTGTTTCTGTCCGATTGCTGAGCGGTTCTAGTTCAGCTGACTGGGTTGAAGGATTCTGCTGGCATGTCTCCTCTTGAAGTTCATCTTGAAGTTCCTCTTGAAGTCCCTCTGCATCACCTGACACAGATGGAGGTCCACTGTCTTGCTGTGGGACTTCTTCAGAGCTCTGCTGATCGACAACTCTGTTCTCAGATACTTCGTCACCTGTCAGAAAAGATGATTTAAGGAATATAATCCCACCAACACATGGATCAATAGATGACTAGACAAATTACAGCCACTTTTACCTTCCTGTGCAGGAGACTCTGTTGATTCAGCCTGATGAGGATTCAGTATGATGGCGTCTTTTCCTCCTGTTTGTGCAGAACATTTTATTAACAGTAAACATTTGTAAAGACGTGGAAATTCAGTCATGCATATGTCACTACTTAAAGCGGTTTGATTGGATAGAAACGAGTAGTTTTGGGGAAATATTAGAAAAGATGATAGGTGACAAagttcaaaatgtcaaagtgaaggATTTAACTGAGGAGGAACATACTTCCATAAATTCCCAGAGAAACATTATAAGTCAGGCCTCCAGGTAgcaagatggagaaaaaaaaaggacacaggaAAAGATAGTAAATTATTGTTTAACAGTCTGAAGAATCCAAGAGTCAAAGACACATCTGAGTTTCTCAAGGTGTTCACCTGGCAGGCTCCACAGTCCGGACATTTCTAATGTCTTTAGTTTGGTTTCTAGCTCTGCCACGCGAGTTCCAAGAATcctgatgacaaaaaaaaaatacacaaaaaaaaaagaagtaaaaaatcAAGCATTCTGTATGTCATCGAAGTCAATACGTCATCATATGAGTGTGAGGTTTGAAATGGAGAAGTACTTGTTGATCTGGCGTTGGTGCTGAATCACCATGTTCTTCTCGTGGATGGTTTCCAGCAGAGCTGTGGCCAGAGACTTGAGGTCTGTGATGGACTGAGGAGTCACCGGCAGGCTGCAGCCGTTTTCTTCAGACAGCAACAACTCCTTCACTGCACACACACGACATGAAGCACAGGTTACAGCACATGAACACGGGGctgtattctttttttcaaggtttattttggggctttttaatccccttatttagagataggacagtggagagagagagagagaggaatgacatgcagggggagccacaggtcagattcaaatcTGGGCCGCCCCACtaggaagactatagcctccgtagaTGGGGCGTGTGTACTAACCACTAGGATTCCAGCGCCCGTTCTTCTCCTTCCATGACACAGCCGTGTATGTTTACGTGGTGTTATGGGTTCTACTTTGTGAATTAAAAACTGACCTTGTTTAGCAGAGAGCACCCCAGTCAGTGCACTGCTGTTTGCTTTCCCACTGATTTTAGAATTCTTCCGACACTCCAGGGCGCTCTGAAACCACAGAAAACATGGAATTAAGAaactataaaaaacaaaaaaaattcaaaacacaacTCCAGAAGTCAAATATTACAAAACTCAACATGATAAAAATGTACCTTATActtcatcagattttttttgagCAAGTTGATTTCTTCTTGAAGTTGACCGAAGCGTTCGTGCAAATACCTGAAGGATTATTGATTCATCATTAATAATCCAGATTCAGAAGACATAAACCTTCATCAGTGAAATCAAGCTGTCAGTTCTTTCTTTGTCCGatccaaataaaatgtgttgcaatctttttacacacataaaaaaaatcgaCATAAAGATATAATCTGAACTTTTGACAGCGTTCAGCCTACACTCTGAGATTGTTCCTTTGACTGTGGACGTCGCTGCGTATCGTATGAACAACCGTGTGAAAAGGTGGCATTAATCAAAGGCGGTTTTATGAACTAACCTGTTCTCCATGCAGAGTGCGTCTATGTCCACAACCCGTATGTCGTCGTTGCCCACGATGTGGTTCATTTCCACGTTGAGGCGATGAGCCTTCTGCTGAAACACGTCGCGCTCCGCTCGTACGTCCTGCAGCTCGTCTGTGAGTGACTTCATGCTGTGCTCGAGAACCTCGTTCTGCAGGGACACGAAGCACTACGGGGGtgagtgtttttcattttacttCCTGGTTATAGTTTTACTGTTTCATCCACTCATACTGTAGTATatacagtttttaaatatttaagaaatCAATCACAGTACATGCATTTTAGTTCGCTCTAGTCTCTACATAATAAGCCACTTGTCCTTCATTATTGTATGTTATTTGGGCTCATAACtgtaataaatgtattataaatatatgaattaaTGCCCTCCTTTTCTTGAATAATAGATTTTCAGGATGAATACTGACTCTGTGGACAGAAACAGAGCAGTGCGCTGTGACCTCTTGTTCTCACCtgctctccagctctctctaACTGTTTGACCAGATCCTGCCGTTCATGTGCAGGGAAGTGACGAGCACCAACCTCCTCGTCCCCCAGCCTCTGCTTGGTGATGGTCATTCGTAGAAGCTGTTAGGACAGACAGAAGCGGTTACTTTTGATATTACGTAAGCACGAGTGATTCTGTttcactgtatctggaggactAACAGATACATAAAGACAGGATATGCGTGCATGGTACCTTGTTGTCGCCCTGGGCCTCCAGTAGTCGTTGTTTCAGCTCTTTCACTTCCTCAGAGAGttgactgtttttgtctctggAGTCTCTCAGCAGCTGAGCCAAATTCACctgaaaagagacacaaacataaTACACACGAGGAAGTTCACTCAAGCTCCAATCAGCTGTCAAATCATCAATGCGGCGTTTATATTCACAGCTGAACATAACAAAGTTCCTTTTGCGTAAATATTTCTCCACCTTTTTGATCAAACATGATGGAAACATTTGGGTTAGCCGCAGGGAATCAGTAATGCATTCTGTCGTTTTGAGCGAGAGCAGCAAATGTTCTAAACTCAAAAGACAGTGATCGATGAATGTGCGGTTCGTATCGCTGCGTTGTGTACAAGGCGTACTTCTCAAAGCTCCATCGAGACACAGCTGGATTCACTTTGGTTAAGTGTTTGATTCTTTTCCCCTCTGAGTATTTGAACTTAAATTATAAAAGA from Labrus bergylta chromosome 1, fLabBer1.1, whole genome shotgun sequence includes these protein-coding regions:
- the LOC109991526 gene encoding extracellular superoxide dismutase [Cu-Zn]-like codes for the protein MRLNGPLSILRAALLVLLAGHHRCVSGSYTPPEALENNGTMFAVCKMRPSSSLPSGLLKVTGQVLFRQDEHEALEVLLRFNGLPKEGAQDARAVHIHQYGDLSHGCDSTGGHYNPEVVYHPNHPGDFGNFVPQQGKINAVIKSQASLFGDQSVIGRAVVIHEKIDDMGRGGDTGSLLHGNAGRRLGCCIIGISSSTLWNMHHKQYTRRLRKN
- the LOC109991524 gene encoding coiled-coil domain-containing protein 149 isoform X1 is translated as MDPSRRSESDWQGLLNEFVICKRKLESKKEALLILSKELDSCQQERDQYRLMANQLRERHQGLKKKYRELIDGDPSLPPEKRNQVNLAQLLRDSRDKNSQLSEEVKELKQRLLEAQGDNKLLRMTITKQRLGDEEVGARHFPAHERQDLVKQLERAGEQNEVLEHSMKSLTDELQDVRAERDVFQQKAHRLNVEMNHIVGNDDIRVVDIDALCMENRYLHERFGQLQEEINLLKKNLMKYKSALECRKNSKISGKANSSALTGVLSAKQVKELLLSEENGCSLPVTPQSITDLKSLATALLETIHEKNMVIQHQRQINKILGTRVAELETKLKTLEMSGLWSLPGLTYNVSLGIYGRGKDAIILNPHQAESTESPAQEGDEVSENRVVDQQSSEEVPQQDSGPPSVSGDAEGLQEELQDELQEETCQQNPSTQSAELEPLSNRTETPEKEERCDAGQSQSTTDFTAVTGDESKEEECQSDSPLKFTNVTQNVSDLSRRTLEGSRGHEDELDEHNEELETVESECILIEGDISDDEFTAAAAAASTAVEQENQETDGDRCL
- the LOC109991524 gene encoding coiled-coil domain-containing protein 149 isoform X2, translating into MDPSRRSESDWQGLLNEFVICKRKLESKKEALLILSKELDSCQQERDQYRLMANQLRERHQGLKKKYRELIDGDPSLPPEKRNQVNLAQLLRDSRDKNSQLSEEVKELKQRLLEAQGDNKLLRMTITKQRLGDEEVGARHFPAHERQDLVKQLERAGEQNEVLEHSMKSLTDELQDVRAERDVFQQKAHRLNVEMNHIVGNDDIRVVDIDALCMENRYLHERFGQLQEEINLLKKNLMKYKSALECRKNSKISGKANSSALTGVLSAKQVKELLLSEENGCSLPVTPQSITDLKSLATALLETIHEKNMVIQHQRQINKILGTRVAELETKLKTLEMSGLWSLPGGKDAIILNPHQAESTESPAQEGDEVSENRVVDQQSSEEVPQQDSGPPSVSGDAEGLQEELQDELQEETCQQNPSTQSAELEPLSNRTETPEKEERCDAGQSQSTTDFTAVTGDESKEEECQSDSPLKFTNVTQNVSDLSRRTLEGSRGHEDELDEHNEELETVESECILIEGDISDDEFTAAAAAASTAVEQENQETDGDRCL